A DNA window from Micromonospora inyonensis contains the following coding sequences:
- a CDS encoding flavin reductase, giving the protein MSVLGGGDAAMAVPRAVPHVAMRPLWRCRNCGTEWPCEPARLSLLSEYQGNRTSLIVYLSSLMAEAYGQLGQLNPDRHVNLMDRFVTWARRG; this is encoded by the coding sequence GTGAGCGTCCTCGGCGGCGGTGATGCTGCGATGGCGGTTCCCCGCGCAGTCCCGCATGTCGCCATGCGCCCACTCTGGCGGTGCCGGAACTGCGGCACGGAATGGCCCTGCGAGCCGGCCCGACTGAGTCTGCTCTCGGAGTATCAGGGAAACCGGACCAGCCTCATCGTCTACCTCAGTTCGCTGATGGCCGAGGCGTACGGCCAGCTTGGCCAGCTCAACCCCGATCGGCACGTAAACCTGATGGACCGCTTCGTCACATGGGCGAGGCGAGGATGA
- a CDS encoding DUF397 domain-containing protein, with amino-acid sequence MFKPNLYDLPIEGVQIQSYCGGNLTSDNESCVGVAEIPGGAGFVVTDTKPEGSALASLRFTAEELDTFAVGWIARRNLTA; translated from the coding sequence ATGTTCAAGCCCAACCTGTACGACTTGCCCATCGAGGGCGTGCAGATCCAGAGCTACTGCGGCGGCAATCTGACCAGCGACAACGAGAGCTGCGTCGGCGTCGCCGAGATCCCCGGCGGGGCCGGCTTCGTCGTCACTGACACCAAGCCGGAGGGCTCCGCCCTCGCCAGCCTGCGCTTCACCGCCGAGGAGCTGGACACTTTCGCGGTTGGGTGGATCGCCCGGCGCAACCTGACCGCCTGA
- a CDS encoding JmjC domain-containing protein: MSLKLLLPEKGVADLLDRWPDEPRVYKRTRTEVDRMFTAEQVWAWIDLNCTPADEVDAIKAPHPAINPRSFTTARNRADAAKLHKLYDDGYTIRIGNLQRVMPFMARIARCIQAETGYSNYAHVFMTPGCNQGLRHHWDQQMAVIVQVSGTKRWELWPPVVDAPMRAHLESWRVWRDEYLQGWIAAGPERVIDLGAGDAMLLPRGWVHNPYNADDDPSVHLTFAIRERTPYWVAEKLVADAIDDPAFRQILLPGDLQREALPGIVSETRDALVAYLLALDPDSTAGALRLLALEELEYTT; this comes from the coding sequence GTGTCACTCAAGCTTCTGTTGCCCGAGAAAGGCGTCGCCGACTTACTGGACCGCTGGCCTGACGAGCCGCGCGTCTACAAGCGCACCCGCACCGAGGTGGACCGCATGTTCACGGCCGAGCAGGTGTGGGCCTGGATCGACCTCAACTGCACTCCGGCGGACGAGGTCGACGCGATCAAGGCACCGCACCCGGCCATCAACCCTCGATCCTTCACGACCGCCCGCAATCGAGCCGACGCAGCCAAGCTGCACAAGCTCTACGACGACGGCTACACCATCCGAATCGGCAATCTCCAGCGAGTCATGCCGTTCATGGCTCGCATCGCCCGGTGCATCCAGGCTGAAACCGGCTATTCCAACTACGCGCACGTGTTCATGACCCCCGGCTGCAACCAGGGCTTGCGCCACCACTGGGACCAGCAGATGGCCGTCATCGTCCAGGTGTCGGGCACGAAGCGGTGGGAGTTGTGGCCGCCGGTCGTGGACGCACCGATGCGGGCCCACCTGGAGTCCTGGCGCGTATGGCGTGACGAGTACCTGCAAGGTTGGATCGCCGCCGGCCCGGAGCGGGTCATCGACCTCGGGGCTGGCGATGCCATGCTGCTGCCGAGGGGCTGGGTTCACAACCCGTACAACGCCGACGACGACCCCAGCGTGCACCTCACCTTCGCCATCCGTGAGCGCACCCCGTACTGGGTGGCGGAGAAGTTGGTCGCCGACGCCATCGACGATCCGGCCTTCCGCCAGATTCTCTTACCCGGCGATCTGCAAAGGGAAGCGCTGCCAGGAATCGTGTCGGAGACCCGCGACGCACTGGTGGCCTATCTCCTAGCGCTCGACCCGGACAGCACCGCGGGTGCCCTGCGACTGCTCGCACTCGAGGAGTTGGAGTACACGACGTAG
- a CDS encoding lysophospholipid acyltransferase family protein — MPLLYTIGQYTVGNLLRWGWRPTVEGLEHVPEHGGVILAGNHLSVADELFLGATVPRHLAFWAKSEYFRGTGFRGQLTKSLLTGLGAIPVERAGGRAALSAFDAAIPALKGGDVVVVYPEGTRSPDGRLYRGRTGAARLAISAGVPVVPVGMIGTEKVQPIGARMPRLGAGKITVRFGKPLDFTGRPDDRTSLRAMTDELMTELQKLTGQEYVPRYAPPRNQPTR, encoded by the coding sequence GTGCCGCTGCTCTACACCATCGGCCAGTACACCGTGGGGAACCTGCTGCGGTGGGGGTGGCGCCCGACCGTGGAGGGTCTGGAGCACGTACCGGAGCACGGCGGGGTGATCCTCGCCGGCAACCACCTCTCCGTCGCCGACGAGCTGTTCCTCGGCGCGACGGTGCCCCGGCACCTCGCCTTCTGGGCCAAGTCGGAGTACTTCCGGGGCACCGGCTTCCGGGGCCAGCTGACCAAGTCGTTGCTCACCGGGCTGGGGGCGATCCCGGTCGAGCGGGCCGGCGGTCGGGCGGCGCTGTCCGCCTTCGACGCGGCGATCCCCGCGCTCAAGGGCGGTGACGTGGTCGTCGTCTACCCCGAGGGGACCCGGTCGCCGGACGGCCGGCTCTACCGGGGACGGACCGGCGCGGCCCGGCTGGCCATCTCGGCCGGCGTACCGGTCGTCCCGGTGGGCATGATCGGCACGGAGAAGGTGCAGCCGATCGGCGCGCGGATGCCCCGCCTCGGCGCGGGGAAGATCACCGTCCGGTTCGGCAAGCCCCTGGACTTCACCGGCCGTCCGGACGACCGCACGTCACTGCGGGCGATGACCGACGAACTGATGACCGAGCTCCAGAAGCTCACCGGCCAGGAGTACGTCCCCCGCTACGCCCCGCCCCGCAACCAGCCCACCCGCTGA